A genome region from Camelina sativa cultivar DH55 chromosome 10, Cs, whole genome shotgun sequence includes the following:
- the LOC104716248 gene encoding gamma-glutamyltranspeptidase 2-like codes for MMNSMSFVRTATIALLIIAFLQNGVAARKKSRNIVRYHGAVATDDGRCSHIGKNVLRHGGNAIDASVAAALCLGVVSAASSGIGGGAFAVIKLADGKEIAYDSRETAPLRATENMYGDNPEKKKIGALSVGVPGEVAGLFTAWKQHGKLPWKRLVSPAKKLAAHGFKISKYLYMQMNASRSDILADKGLSEVYATNGELKNPGTICRNPKLAFTLSQIAKYGPKAFYNGTVGVNLVRDIQKAGGIITMKDLQNYKVKVTEPLSADVLGYRLLGMPPPSSGGAAMVLILNILAQYGVPSGVSGPLGVHRLVEALKHAFAIRMNLGDPDFVPNVSKVVSDMLSPKFAQKLKRKIKDKKTFDPKHYGGKWNQINDHGTSHLSVMDSERNVVSMTSTINGYFGAHMISPSTGMVLNNEMDDFSIPRKSGGDPDVPPPAPANFIRPGKRPLSSMTPTIVLKDGKVKAALGASGGMYIIAGTTEVFLNHFVHNMDPLSSVAAPRIYHQVIPNKAQYENWTTVYNDHFEIPKETRLKLEKKGHVLAPIAGGTISQLIVVQEPDKSSGGMSKLVAVSDPRKGGYPSGY; via the exons ATGATGAATT CTATGTCGTTCGTTCGTACCGCGACGATCGCTCTTCTTATAATCGCGTTTCTGCAAAACGGTGTGGCGGCTCGGAAGAAATCGCGAAACATTGTTAGGTATCACGGTGCGGTTGCGACGGACGACGGACGGTGTTCTCATATCGGAAAGAATGTTCTTCGTCACGGAGGAAACGCGATTGATGCGTCGGTCGCTGCTGCTCTTTGTTTGGGCGTCGTGAGTGCAGCGTCTAGCGGTATTGGTGGTGGAGCGTTTGCAGTTATTAAGCTTGCTGACGGCAAGGAAATTGCTTATGACTCTAGAGAAACCGCTCCTTTAAGAGCCACTGAG AATATGTATGGTGATAATcctgagaaaaagaagataggAGCCTTGTCAGTAGGAGTCCCCGGGGAAGTCGCTGGTCTATTCACGGCTTGGAAACAACATGGAAAGCTACCGTGGAAGCGGTTAGTGAGTCCTGCAAAGAAACTTGCAGCTCATGGATTCAAGATTTCAAAATATCTCTATATGCAGATGAACGCGTCTAGAAGCGATATCTTAGCAGACAAAGGTCTCTCTGAGGTATATGCTACAAACGGAGAGCTCAAGAATCCAGGGACTATTTGCCGTAACCCAAAGTTGGCTTTTACACTAAGCCAAATCGCTAAATACGGTCCAAAAGCGTTTTACAATGGCACGGTTGGGGTTAACCTTGTAAGAGATATACAAAAAGCCGGTGGGATAATAACTATGAAAGATTTGCAGAATTATAAAGTGAAGGTTACAGAACCATTATCTGCGGATGTTCTTGGTTACCGTCTACTCGGTATGCCTCCTCCATCATCCGGTGGCGCTGCAATGGTCCtt ATTTTGAATATTCTTGCTCAATATGGTGTTCCATCGGGTGTTTCTGGTCCCCTTGGTGTTCATCGACTAGTGGAGGCTCTCAAACATGCATTCGCGATTAGGATGAACCTCGGGGATCCAGATTTCGTCCCTAATGTTAGTAAGGTTGTTTCAGATATGTTATCTCCAAAGTTTGCACAAAAGTTGAAGAGaaagattaaagacaagaaaacCTTTGATCCTAAACATTACGGTGgcaa ATGGAATCAGATCAATGATCATGGCACGAGCCATTTATCTGTAATGGATTCGGAGAGAAATGTTGTTTCAATGACTAGTACAATCAACGGATACTTCGGGGCACACATGATATCTCCGAGCACCGGAATGGTTCTAAACAACGAAATGGATGATTTCTCGATCCCCAGGAAATCCGGAGGTGATCCAGATGTGCCGCCACCGGCACCAGCTAACTTCATCCGTCCCGGAAAACGACCTTTGTCCTCTATGACACCCACCATTGTACTCaag GACGGTAAAGTAAAAGCCGCATTGGGTGCGAGCGGAGGAATGTACATCATCGCCGGTACAACAGAAGTTTTCTTGAATCATTTCGTCCACAACATGGACCCTCTCTCTTCCGTTGCGGCTCCAAGAATCTACCACCAG GTGATTCCGAACAAAGCTCAGTATGAGAATTGGACAACAGTGTATAATGACCATTTCGAGATTCCCAAAGAGACAAGACTTAAGTTGGAGAAGAAAGGTCATGTCCTAGCGCCAATCGCAGGAGGAACGATATCTCAGTTGATAGTGGTTCAAGAACCCGATAAAAGTTCGGGTGGAATGAGTAAGCTTGTGGCAGTAAGTGATCCAAGAAAAGGAGGGTACCCTTCAGGATATTGA
- the LOC104716250 gene encoding ACD11 homolog protein-like: MEEEEEDEEEEEEDMFEDAVCTTPARVNTPLSVITEAFEDLADLLKPQRSEITEEEDGLMRLDDFCSACSHVPVLFDCLGFAFKFAEMEYVAKVKDLEEASKTFDTLQNILDLDVEKETVKTPGSHSRNLRRVRQGLDLIRAIFEQFLIADDYSLKDAATTAYTEVCAPFHTWTVRTAVYAGMYTLPTRDQLLLRLNETDQSVEKNMRRYMEASRPIIEYIDKLYIQRNIKLDW, encoded by the coding sequence atggaagaagaagaagaagacgaagaagaggaggaagaagacatgTTCGAAGACGCCGTGTGTACCACGCCAGCCAGAGTCAACACGCCTTTGTCCGTAATCACAGAGGCCTTCGAAGATCTCGCGGATTTGCTGAAACCGCAAAGATCTGAGAtcaccgaagaagaagatggattgaTGAGGCTTGATGATTTTTGTAGTGCCTGTAGTCATGTCCCTGTCCTCTTCGATTGCCTCGGTTTTGCTTTCAAATTTGCGGAGATGGAGTACGTAGCCAAGGTTAAGGATTTGGAGGAGGCATCAAAAACGTTCGACACGTTACAGAACATTCTTGACCTAGACGTGGAGAAAGAAACGGTCAAAACACCGGGAAGCCATTCGCGTAATCTAAGACGAGTCAGACAAGGCTTAGATCTCATCCGAGCCATCTTTGAACAATTCTTGATCGCAGATGACTATTCGTTGAAAGACGCTGCGACAACAGCGTACACGGAAGTATGCGCACCGTTTCATACATGGACCGTTAGAACAGCGGTTTATGCAGGGATGTATACACTTCCGACGAGGGATCAGCTTTTGTTACGGCTCAATGAAACAGATCAATCTGTTGAGAAGAACATGAGGAGGTACATGGAAGCATCTCGACCTATCATAGAGTATATTGACAAGCTTTACATTCAAAGGAACATTAAACTTGattggtaa
- the LOC109126940 gene encoding uncharacterized protein LOC109126940 encodes MLSMAASYAHLEVKQKNQKEKMKKRENKRNSSGHDAAHPLPVETSSASGRISNKIYPSRLSDEQVEVKSQK; translated from the coding sequence atgttgtccATGGCAGCGAGTTACGCACACCTTGAGGTCAAACAGAAGAATCAGAaggaaaagatgaaaaagagagaaaataagagaaactCCTCCGGCCACGATGCGGCTCATCCCCTCCCTGTCGAAACCTCTTCTGCCTCCGGAAGGatttctaataaaatatatcctTCTCGTTTATCTGATGAACAAGTAGAGGTCAAGTCACAAAAGTGA
- the LOC104716251 gene encoding apoptotic chromatin condensation inducer in the nucleus: protein MSSSPFPILDNRPIDKWKVTELKEELKRRRLTTRGLKEELVRRLDEALRVEQEESERINSAAVAAAEKANQEAQMFSFTGGDGDVTPDRNQSTPFAPVAAAFSAETTPVAAEKTPEPTETMTTAEASAPVETTQPPLFSEPEVNAVPFASEEDEKVDDVRRDISGLDSSVVARHAPVVAETPSEQIVHKSENKEPSSGLDGGADNKAQPTEAVLEKSAMYNQVSEVIPVTGFEVKSDCISTDSVSNNEKIELKDNKIADNVKLEQNVSKSQEPSNVVGESHPMDVEAPLEQKISVGGGDDSNAANTDMTKENNIIDAGDSEKLNLDRSSGDESMEDEPETKQTDSITSDDKSEKIEMLSKGESRADIDAGKGKAPGNKRHPLVASDKRKLPANDQEAVGNNEPAKRRRWNSERIKVPEVQATNSAVPTSTPRATGLKRDFSRSDSSASEDGPKERVVPPSPKEPTNSLRIDRFLRPFTLKAVQELLGKTGNVTSFWMDNIKTHCYVSYSSVEEAAATRQAVYNLQWPPNGGRFLTAEFVGPEEVKAKLEAPLPPPPPPPPQPRHQPLAQAPSRPPPTALPPPPPLAKPPQIVERLPPPPPLVSEEQEPPIVTLDDLFKKTKAIPRIYYLPLSEEQVAAKLAANNNK from the exons ATGTCGTCATCACCTTTTCCAATCTTGGACAACCGACCAATTGATAAGTGGAAGGTTACGGAATTGAAAGAGGAGCTTAAGCGACGGAGACTAACTACAAGAGGCTTGAAGGAGGAATTAGTTAGGCGTCTAGATGAAGCTCTTCGTGTTGAGCAAGAAGAGTCTGAGAGAATCAACAgtgctgctgttgctgctgctgaaaAAGCCAATCAAGAGGCTCAGATGTTTTCTTTTACTGGAGGCGACGGCGACGTTACACCAGATCGAAACCAATCCACTCCTTTTGCTCCAGTTGCCGCGGCATTCAGCGCTGAGACTACTCCAGTTGCAGCTGAGAAAACCCCAGAACCAACTGAGACTATGACAACAGCTGAAGCTTCAGCTCCGGTTGAGACTACTCAACCCCCTTTGTTTTCAGAACCAGAGGTTAATGCAGTGCCATTCGctagtgaagaagatgaaaaagttgATGATGTTAGAAGAGACATATCTGGTCTTGATAGTTCAGTGGTTGCACGTCATGCACCAGTTGTGGCAGAGACGCCTAGTGAGCAAATTGTTCACAAATCTGAGAATAAGGAACCATCTAGTGGGTTGGATGGTGGTGCGGATAATAAGGCTCAACCAACAGAGGCTGTGCTTGAAAAATCTGCTATGTACAACCAGGTATCTGAGGTCATCCCCGTTACAGGGTTTGAGGTAAAATCTGATTGTATTTCTACTGATTCTGTGtcaaataatgaaaaaatagaaCTAAAGGATAACAAAATTGCTGATAATGTCAAATTAGAACAAAATGTTAGTAAGTCTCAAGAACCATCAAATGTCGTTGGCGAATCGCATCCAATGGATGTTGAGGCGCCACTTGAGCAGAAGATATCTGTTGGAGGTGGAGATGACAGCAATGCTGCAAACACAGATATgaccaaagaaaataacattatcgATGCAGGCGACTCAGAAAAGTTGAATTTAGATAGAAGTTCTGGTGATGAGTCTATGGAGGATGAGCCAGAGACTAAGCAAACCGACTCGATTACATCTGATGATAAGAGTGAGAAAATTGAAATGCTTTCTAAGGGGGAAAGCCGTGCTGATATAGATGCTGGGAAAGGGAAAGCCCCTGGAAATAAAAGACATCCACTGGTGGCTTCTGATAAGAGAAAGCTTCCTGCTAATG ATCAAGAAGCTGTTGGAAACAATGAGCCTGCAAAGAGGCGCCGATGGAACTCTGAGCGTATTAAAGTTCCTGAAGTGCAGGCCACAAATAGCGCTGTACCCACTTCAACACCAAGGGCGACTGGTCTGAAGCGTGACTTCTCAAGATCTGACTCTTCGGCTAGTGAGGATGGACCCAAGGAACGTGTGG TTCCTCCATCTCCCAAGGAGCCTACAAATTCCCTCAGGATTGATCGTTTCCTAAGGCCGTTCACACTGAAAGCTGTTCAGGAGCTTCTGGGTAAAACCGGAAACGTCACTAGTTTCTGGATGGACAACATTAAGACCCATTGCTATGTATCA TATTCCTCTGTTGAAGAAGCTGCAGCAACAAGACAAGCCGTGTATAACCTGCAATGGCCACCTAATGGAGGCCGCTTTCTGACAGCTGAATTTGTTGGACcagaagaagtgaaagcaaaacTGGAAGCTCCtctgcctcctcctcctcctcctcctcctcagcctCGACATCAGCCACTGGCTCAGGCTCCTTCACGGCCACCTCCAACTGCTCTTCCACCGCCACCCCCTCTGGCCAAACCACCTCAGATCGTAGAACGtcttcctccacctcctcctctaGTCTCTGAGGAACAAGAACCTCCCATTGTCACTCTTGATGATCTTTTCAAGAAGACAAAAGCAATCCCCAGGATATATTACTTGCCCTTGTCAGAGGAGCAAGTTGCAGCTAAACTTGCAGCTAATAATAACAAGTGA
- the LOC104716252 gene encoding uncharacterized protein LOC104716252 — translation MLRKSVLELASRLSTKRYPRNLVAQRFHLTSLRNASTSGKNGLPGAKPVGKPDASKVDPPKLTPPPLGKPDHSKGNSSKVVIGGVVAVVGASLVAYQTGYLDQYLVKEQHKLSERIHSDAVTERLDEAHRFNVPSGVEDSTEKDGKVESQPQVTPHSEASGGMQVDIEVQPESDLAPERFTYISSNQEETTPQESAIDRVEASSPTSSDDNSVSQDSTTKSDMPKAESVKLEAAPKPGDSTAVSVHSSSVHRESETESASPKDPATEEAPEDGIEREVQRPGSLLKEYNLEGSDTESSESPSFGEQITKETEALPNSVEGMKDGYMTEDGKLVLDFLAAIHAAEKQQAHLDAQVFAEELRALKEKYENELRDLRARELMRIEEAAILDKELKRERTKAAAAIKAIQERMEDKLKTEIEQKETEAQLALSKAEELAKAEMISAIAKEKAAQIEKMAEADLNIKALCSAFYARSEEARQSHSVHKLALGALVLDDTLSKGLPIQKELSMLQTYLEGTHKDSILGLVLSSLPEEARTNGTDTVLQLNQKFDTLKGTLRHFSLIPPGGGGILAHSLAHIASWLKFKEVDQADGGIETVIKKVDNYLAEGKLAEAAATLEEGVKGSKAEEIASDWVQRARNRAITEQAVTLLQSYATCVSLT, via the exons ATGCTGCGGAA gtcTGTTCTCGAGCTGGCTTCGCGTTTGTCAACTAAGAGATATCCGAGAAATTTGGTAGCTCAG AGGTTTCATTTGACTTCTTTGAGAAATGCATCTACCTCTGGTAAAAACGGTCTCCCTGGAGCTAAACCCGTCGGGAAACCAGATGCCTCAAAAGTTGATCCTCCAAAATTGACTCCTCCTCCTTTGGGGAAACCGGATCACTCTAAAGGTAATTCTTCTAAAGTGGTTATAGGAGGTGTTGTTGCAGTCGTTGGTGCTTCTCTCGTAGCGTATCAGACTGGCTATTTGGATCAGTATCTGGTGAAAGAACAGCATAAATTAAGTGAGCGAATCCACTCTGATGCCGTTACTGAAAGACTTGATGAGGCTCATCGTTTTAATGTACCTTCCGGTGTTGAAGATTCTACTGAAAAGGATGGTAAAGTTGAATCGCAACCTCAAGTTACTCCTCATTCTGAAGCTTCTGGGGGAATGCAGGTTGACATAGAAGTGCAACCTGAGTCTGATCTAGCACCTGAACGTTTTACATATATTTCTTCTAACCAAGAGGAAACGACGCCTCAAGAAAGTGCCATCGATAGAGTAGAGGCAAGCTCGCCTACTTCTTCAGATGATAACTCTGTATCTCAAGATTCGACAACTAAGTCTGATATGCCCAAGGCAGAAAGTGTGAAGTTGGAAGCGGCACCAAAACCTGGGGACAGTACTGCTGTTAGTGTCCATTCTAGTTCGGTTCATAGAGAGAGTGAAACAGAATCTGCTTCACCAAAGGATCCTGCCACTGAAGAGGCACCTGAG GATGGCATTGAGCGGGAAGTTCAAAGACCAGGTTCTCTCCTTAAGGAATACAATCTAGAAGGCAGCGATACTGAAAGCAGTGAATCTCCATCATTCGGGGAGCAAATAACTAAAGAAACTGAG GCTCTTCCTAACTCAGTCGAGGGGATGAAAGATGGTTACATGACTGAGGATGGAAAGTTGGTACTTGATTTTCTGGCTGCCATTCATGCAGCTGAGAAGCAACAGGCCCATTTAGATGCACAAGTTTTTGCTGAAGAGTTACGAGCCTTGAAG GAGAAGTACGAAAATGAGTTGAGAGACCTTAGGGCGCGTGAGCTAATGCGTATAGAGGAGGCAGCAATATTGGATAAG GAgctaaaaagagaaagaacaaaagcagCAGCTGCCATCAAGGCAATCCAGGAGAGAATGGAAGATAAGCTCAAAACTGAAATTGAACAAAAG GAAACTGAAGCACAGTTGGCTTTGAGTAAAGCTGAAGAATTGGCAAAAGCTGAAATGATTTCGGcaattgcaaaagaaaaggcAGCACAGATTGAGAAAATGGCAGAGGCAGATCTTAAT ATAAAGGCACTCTGTTCGGCATTCTATGCGCGCTCTGAAGAGGCTCGCCAAAGTCATTCGGTTCACAAGCTTGCACTG GGTGCACTTGTGCTGGATGATACGCTCTCGAAAGGATTGCCAATCCAAAAAGAACTCAGTATGCTTCAGACTTACCTTGAAGGGACTCATAAGGATTCAATCCTAGGCTTGGTTTTATCATCTCTCCCAGAAGAAGCACGAACCAATGGAACAGACACAGTGCTACAACTGAATCAGAAG TTTGATACTTTGAAAGGAACACTTAGACACTTCAGTCTCATTCCACCTGGTGGTGGAGGAATCTTGGCACATTCTTTAGCTCATATAGCATCTTGGTTAAAG TTCAAAGAAGTGGATCAAGCAGATGGAGGCATTGAAACTGTAATAAAAAAGGTAGATAATTACTTGGCGGAAGGAAAACTAGCAGAAGCAGCAGCTACACTTGAAGAAGGTGTTAAAGGAAGTAAAGCAGAGGAAATAGCGAGTGATTGGGTGCAACGTGCAAGAAATAGAGCCATTACAGAACAAGCTGTTACTCTTCTCCAATCTTATGCAACCTGTGTTAGCCTCACTTGA
- the LOC104716253 gene encoding heavy metal-associated isoprenylated plant protein 22-like, which yields MGVGGTFEYISELIGNGGSHSYGKRKKKKQFQTVELKVRMDCDGCVLKVKNSLSSLKGVKTVEINKKQQKVTVSGYADASKVLKKAKGTGKKAEIWPYVPYNLVAQPYIAQAYDKKAPPGYVRKVDPNVNTGTMAVHYDDPSYTAMFSDDNPNACSIM from the exons ATGGGAGTTGGAGGAACATTCGAGTATATATCAGAGCTAATAGGAAACGGAGGAAGCCATAGCTAtggcaagaggaagaagaagaagcagtttcAGACTGTAGAGCTCAAAGTTAGAATGGATTGTGATGGTTGTGTCCTCAAAGTCAaaaactctctttcttctctaaaAG GAGTGAAAACAGTGGAGATAAACAAGAAGCAACAGAAGGTGACAGTGAGTGGCTATGCGGATGCGAGCAAGGTGCTGAAAAAGGCTAAAGGGACGGGGAAGAAAGCCGAGATATGGCCGTACGTACCGTACAACTTGGTGGCTCAGCCGTACATAGCTCAGGCTTACGACAAGAAAGCACCGCCTGGTTACGTCAGAAAGGTGGACCCAAACGTTAACACCGGAACAATGGCCGTTCACTACGATGATCCTTCTTATACTGCCATGTTCAGTGATGATAATCCTAATGCTTGCTCTATTATGTAA